One region of Thalassophryne amazonica chromosome 16, fThaAma1.1, whole genome shotgun sequence genomic DNA includes:
- the LOC117528706 gene encoding extracellular serine/threonine protein kinase FAM20C-like, which yields MVRRTFSRSTRSIYLGLACLSLTLHLLLAFFCLSVLQTACVLPRSSPSYKPPTILQNEEDHKNNTSLFQQRGNDSFIDVAETEKNQAAARHSIKKVKGHSKLEALFNHPLYNMPCPELQDDDWLLRMKTEEDGKDTESQEVQSEEEGDGEWRSASEDKSYDKTTWTSDVKTHPPWLRFHLGISRWELYDRKDPSLKELTQYLATQRILGAVQKKGGTQLKLLLSFPNYGQALVKPMKQSRDAETDVNLFYFSDFERHNAEISAFHLDRILGFNRIPPVVGRLINISREIREITTDRKLSRTFFTSPAGNVCFYGQCEYYCSTEHPVCGRPHTLEVSLAAMLPDLSLAPRRSWRSPWRRSYSRIKLAQWEMDPNYCDRVKQTPPYSNGSRLVDLIDMAILDFLMSNMDRHHYETFEKFGNETFLLHLDNGRAFGRHSQDEPSILAPLKQCCRIRRSTFLRLRLLSLPSFRLSDVMRESLAQDPLESVNPILAEPHLSALDRRLAMVLQELQTCQEKHDVIYSDLEVHDQESVRKKHPK from the exons ATGGTGAGACGGACCTTCAGTCGATCCACTCGCTCCATCTACCTGGGCCTGGCCTGTCTATCTCTCACACTCcatcttcttctggcatttttctgTCTTTCTGTTCTCCAAACAGCTTGTGTCCTGCCTCGTTCCTCCCCTTCTTACAAACCTCCCACAATCCTCCAAAATGAAGAGGATCACAAAAATAACACCAGCCTGTTCCAGCAGAGAGGGAATGACTCGTTTATCGATGTCGCTGAGACAGAGAAGAACCAAGCTGCAGCGAGACACAGCATCAAAAAGGTCAAGGGTCATTCTAAACTGGAAGCGCTGTTCAATCATCCGCTGTATAACATGCCATGCCCTGAGCTGCAAGACGATGATTGGCTGCTGAGGATGAAGACAGAAGAGGATGGAAAGGATACAGAAAGCCAGGAGGTACAAAGTGAAGAAGAAGGTGATGGCGAGTG GCGGAGTGCCAGTGAGGACAAAAGTTATGACAAAACCACGTGGACCAGCGACGTGAAGACTCACCCTCCGTGGCTGCGGTTCCACCTGGGCATCTCTCGCTGGGAGCTGTACGACAGGAAGGACCCCAGTCTGAAGGAACTGACTCAGTATCTGGCAACGCAACGTATCCTTGGTGCTG TTCAGAAGAAAGGAGGAACTCAGCTCAAACTGCTCCTGTCTTTCCCAAACTATGGACAAGCTCTGGTCAAACCCATGAA ACAGTCCAGGGATGCAGAGACAGATGTGAACCTGTTCTACTTCTCAGACTTTGAAAGGCACAATGCAGAAATCTCCGCTTTTCACCTTGACAG AATACTTGGCTTTAACCGGATCCCTCCAGTGGTGGGACGACTCATCAACATCAGCAGAGAGATCAGAGAGATCACGACCGATCGCAAGCTGTCCAGAACCTTTTTCACCTCTCCGG CGGGTAATGTGTGTTTCTATGGACAGTGTGAGTACTATTGTTCCACAGAGCACCCGGTGTGCGGAAGGCCACACACACTGGAGGTGTCCCTGGCTGCCATGCTACCTGACCTCAGCCTCGCTCCCCGCAGGTCCTGGAGGTCGCCATGGAGACGATCATACAGCCGCATCAAGCTGGCACA GTGGGAGATGGATCCAAACTACTGTGACAGAGTGAAACAGACCCCTCCTTACAGCAATGGAAGCAGACTGGTGGATCTCATTGACATGGCTATACTGGACTTCCTCATGA GTAATATGGACAGACATCACTATGAGACGTTTGAAAAATTTGGTAATGAAACCTTTCTGCTGCATCTGGACAACGGGCGGGC GTTTGGGCGTCACTCTCAAGATGAGCCCTCAATTCTTGCTCCATTGAAACAATGTTGCAG GATCCGTCGCTCCACCTTCCTCCGCTTGCGTCTCTTGTCTCTACCCAGTTTCCGCTTGAGTGATGTCATGCGGGAGTCACTGGCCCAGGACCCTTTAGAAAGCGTGAACCCTATTCTCGCTGAACCGCACCTTTCTGCTTTGGACCGTCGCTTGGCAATGGTTCTGCAAGAGCTGCAGACCTGTCAGGAAAAACACGATGTCATCTACAGTGACTTGGAAGTACATGATCAAGAATCTGTTAGAAAGAAACACCCTAAATAA